A stretch of Dermochelys coriacea isolate rDerCor1 chromosome 6, rDerCor1.pri.v4, whole genome shotgun sequence DNA encodes these proteins:
- the LOC119857324 gene encoding LOW QUALITY PROTEIN: rho-related GTP-binding protein RhoC-like (The sequence of the model RefSeq protein was modified relative to this genomic sequence to represent the inferred CDS: substituted 1 base at 1 genomic stop codon), with the protein MAAIRKKLVIVGDGAYGKTCLLIVFSKDQFPEVYVPTVFENYIADIEVDGKQVELALXDTAGQEDYDRLWPLSYPDTDVILMCFSIDSPDSLENIPEKWTPEVKHFCPNVPIILVRNKKDLRNENYCFP; encoded by the coding sequence ATGGCAGCCATCAGAAAGAAGCTGGTGATTGTGGGAGATGGCGCCTATGGGAAGACCTGCCTGCTGATCGTGTTCAGCAAGGACCAGTTCCCTGAGGTCTATGTGCCGACAGTCTTTGAGAACTACATTGCTGATATCGAAGTAGATGGAAAGCAGGTGGAACTGGCCCTTTGAGACACAGCGGGGCAGGAAGACTATGACCGGCTGTGGCCCCTCAGCTACCCAGACACAGACGTTATCCTCATGTGCTTTTCCATCGACAGCCCAGACAGTTTAGAGAACATTCCTGAGAAGTGGACTCCGGAAGTGAAACACTTCTGCCCTAATGTTCCTATCATCCTGGTGAGAAACAAGAAGGACCTACGAAATgagaattattgttttccttaa